A genomic stretch from Desulfuromonas acetoxidans DSM 684 includes:
- a CDS encoding YkgJ family cysteine cluster protein produces MDKSKEINGAADRGQELLAIHVKNAHTRLSDFLDQYGTGLDVLGKAMGAFTKAVYDLPESAACASGCAWCCHLRVETSIPELLVIYRELLTGSTPEGIASLKKWTREAASLGDLRDEDLWYQHKLPCPFLDNNKVCLIYPVRPFACRAHHSMDAALCQKGYEEGRRLMIPSLPLYRASTDIYSTIFIKVMAVRGFASFPVGFIKGLAMLLEEPTLTEAWLNGKDVFSPARIIKGDSRE; encoded by the coding sequence ATGGACAAGTCGAAGGAGATAAACGGGGCAGCAGACCGGGGACAGGAGCTCCTCGCCATCCACGTCAAAAATGCCCACACAAGACTGTCCGATTTTCTCGATCAATACGGCACCGGGCTGGACGTACTGGGAAAGGCCATGGGTGCCTTCACCAAGGCTGTCTACGATCTTCCCGAGTCAGCGGCCTGCGCTTCGGGATGTGCCTGGTGCTGCCACCTGCGGGTAGAGACATCGATTCCCGAGCTTCTGGTGATTTACCGGGAACTCCTGACGGGGAGCACACCAGAGGGCATCGCCTCCTTGAAAAAGTGGACCAGAGAGGCAGCCAGCCTTGGCGATCTTCGGGATGAAGATCTCTGGTATCAGCATAAGCTCCCCTGCCCTTTTCTTGATAATAACAAAGTTTGTCTGATTTATCCGGTGCGGCCATTTGCCTGCAGAGCCCACCATTCCATGGACGCAGCGCTCTGCCAAAAAGGCTATGAGGAAGGACGGCGCCTGATGATTCCGTCTCTCCCCCTCTACAGAGCAAGCACCGATATCTATTCCACGATCTTTATCAAAGTGATGGCAGTGAGAGGGTTTGCGTCATTTCCGGTGGGGTTCATCAAGGGGCTGGCTATGCTGTTGGAAGAGCCAACACTGACAGAGGCCTGGCTTAACGGCAAAGATGTTTTTTCCCCGGCCAGAATCATCAAAGGAGATAGCAGGGAGTAA
- a CDS encoding DUF4760 domain-containing protein — protein sequence MQLIDFVGGFGVVVTLTGVVFVGRQTYAHFIRSKAFSYIERFNSQEFMELRIAIDQWLVLHKDPQTMIDVLSSERADDIEVSIKIRTFLNIFQELAVAYEKGMIDKHIFFRNFDYLILSNWDKFANFIYSVRAANNDFSIYKRFELMVNDVRKFKRRDRGKNKTYVFGYGSLMLPESIHNTLQRQSNKYSLYDVTLHGYERSWDIMIPVFSDRLQKKIDVLFLNITKNENSTIDGKILEVDDDELEKLSAREINYNCIEITKDVEKSHPIQRGDTVLTFIGEEKYLLKESAEKVYVMQNYLGIIDRVKTEFPKYERAFDATFEAEVLEGKYSFKV from the coding sequence ATGCAATTAATTGATTTTGTAGGGGGATTTGGCGTTGTTGTTACGCTGACTGGTGTCGTGTTTGTCGGTAGACAAACCTATGCACATTTTATTCGCTCTAAAGCATTTTCTTATATCGAAAGATTTAACTCTCAAGAGTTTATGGAGCTTCGAATTGCAATCGATCAATGGCTTGTTTTGCATAAAGACCCACAAACAATGATAGATGTTTTAAGCTCCGAACGTGCAGATGATATTGAAGTTTCTATCAAAATAAGAACATTTCTTAATATTTTTCAGGAACTTGCCGTAGCCTACGAAAAAGGGATGATCGATAAACATATTTTTTTCAGGAACTTTGATTATTTAATTCTTTCAAACTGGGATAAATTTGCAAATTTTATTTATTCAGTAAGAGCTGCTAACAACGATTTTAGCATTTATAAGCGTTTTGAATTGATGGTCAATGATGTGAGAAAGTTTAAAAGAAGAGATCGTGGGAAAAATAAAACTTACGTTTTTGGTTACGGATCATTGATGCTTCCAGAGAGTATTCACAATACATTACAAAGACAGAGTAATAAATATTCTTTGTATGATGTAACTTTGCATGGCTATGAACGGTCATGGGATATCATGATACCTGTTTTTTCGGATAGGCTACAAAAAAAGATAGATGTTTTATTCTTGAATATCACAAAAAACGAGAATTCTACAATTGATGGTAAGATACTGGAAGTGGATGATGATGAGTTAGAAAAGCTTTCAGCAAGAGAGATAAACTATAACTGCATTGAAATAACAAAAGATGTTGAAAAGAGTCATCCTATCCAAAGGGGAGATACCGTTTTAACTTTTATCGGGGAAGAGAAATATCTTTTAAAAGAGAGTGCAGAAAAAGTGTATGTCATGCAAAACTATCTTGGAATTATAGATAGGGTTAAGACTGAATTCCCCAAGTATGAGAGAGCTTTTGACGCAACATTTGAGGCTGAAGTTTTGGAAGGCAAATATTCTTTTAAAGTTTGA